One region of Halomicrobium sp. LC1Hm genomic DNA includes:
- a CDS encoding tripartite tricarboxylate transporter permease yields MTGPVQFVVDPELTVATLAAIAGGIALGTVSGLVPGIHANTFALGLATVAPAVPGPPRLVGAAMLAAGTTHTFLDVVPAMALGVPDPAMAASALPSHRLVIAGRGREALRLSALGSGLAVALAVPLAVPITLAMTRLYPTVRTHLGPLLALVAVALVLTERGRWPRIGAGVALVGSGLLGVVVLPIEPDGPVAVGSMLMPLFAGLFGAPVLIESIGGGGVPPQDDATVALSRRSIGVVALTGTVAGAIVGYVPGVTAAIAATGALAALSGSGPREFVVATSGVNTATAVFALFALVALETPRTGVLVAFDRTDAPLALGLLLVSVTVAATAGFVLVPLVGDRYLAVVGTLDTTRLAVAVLVSLVGLGWLFAGPIGVASLAAGTVIGLVPARCGARRANLMGVLLVPLAL; encoded by the coding sequence GTGACCGGACCGGTACAGTTCGTCGTCGACCCAGAGCTGACGGTGGCGACACTGGCGGCGATCGCCGGTGGGATCGCGCTGGGAACGGTCAGCGGGCTCGTGCCGGGCATCCACGCCAACACGTTCGCGCTTGGGCTGGCGACCGTCGCGCCTGCGGTCCCGGGACCGCCACGGCTCGTCGGTGCGGCGATGCTGGCCGCCGGGACGACCCACACCTTCCTCGACGTGGTGCCGGCGATGGCGCTTGGCGTGCCCGATCCGGCGATGGCCGCGAGCGCGCTCCCGAGCCACCGCCTCGTGATCGCCGGTCGGGGACGGGAAGCGCTCCGGCTGTCGGCGCTTGGCAGCGGGCTCGCGGTGGCGCTGGCCGTCCCGCTGGCGGTCCCGATCACGCTTGCGATGACGCGCCTGTACCCGACAGTCCGCACACATCTCGGCCCGCTGCTCGCCCTCGTCGCGGTGGCCCTGGTGCTCACCGAGCGCGGACGCTGGCCGCGGATCGGTGCCGGCGTCGCGCTGGTCGGCAGCGGTCTCCTCGGCGTCGTCGTGCTGCCGATCGAACCGGACGGTCCGGTCGCGGTCGGGAGCATGTTGATGCCGCTGTTCGCGGGGCTGTTCGGCGCGCCGGTGCTGATCGAGAGCATCGGCGGCGGCGGCGTGCCCCCACAGGACGACGCGACGGTCGCGCTCTCCCGGCGGTCGATCGGCGTCGTCGCACTGACTGGGACCGTCGCCGGAGCGATCGTCGGCTACGTCCCCGGCGTGACGGCAGCGATTGCCGCGACTGGTGCCCTCGCCGCGCTGTCGGGGTCGGGACCCAGAGAGTTCGTGGTCGCGACCAGCGGCGTCAACACGGCGACTGCGGTCTTCGCGCTGTTCGCACTCGTCGCCCTCGAAACGCCACGGACGGGCGTGCTCGTCGCCTTCGATCGGACCGACGCGCCTCTGGCCCTCGGCCTCCTGCTCGTCAGCGTGACCGTCGCCGCGACCGCCGGGTTCGTGCTGGTCCCGCTGGTGGGCGATCGCTACCTCGCCGTCGTGGGGACCCTTGACACGACGCGACTCGCCGTCGCCGTGTTGGTCTCGCTCGTCGGCCTCGGGTGGTTGTTCGCCGGCCCCATCGGCGTAGCGTCGCTGGCCGCCGGCACCGTGATCGGGCTCGTCCCGGCCCGCTGTGGCGCACGGCGGGCGAATCTGATGGGCGTCCTGCTCGTCCCCCTGGCGCTATAA
- the rpl12p gene encoding 50S ribosomal protein P1: MEYVYAALILNESGAEINEDNLTDVLDAAGVDVEESRVKALVAALEDVDIDEAVDEAAAAPVAAGGAAAPAAEDGAEEDAGAEEEAAEEEATEEEAGDDDDEDEGDGGEGLGELFG; encoded by the coding sequence ATGGAATACGTTTACGCTGCACTCATCCTGAACGAATCGGGCGCAGAGATCAACGAAGACAACCTCACTGACGTGCTCGACGCCGCTGGCGTCGACGTCGAAGAGTCCCGCGTGAAGGCGCTCGTCGCCGCACTCGAGGACGTCGACATCGACGAGGCCGTCGACGAGGCCGCCGCCGCACCCGTCGCAGCCGGCGGCGCTGCCGCGCCGGCCGCCGAAGACGGTGCCGAGGAAGACGCCGGTGCCGAAGAAGAGGCCGCAGAAGAAGAGGCCACAGAGGAAGAAGCCGGCGACGACGACGACGAAGACGAGGGCGACGGCGGCGAAGGCCTCGGCGAGCTGTTCGGCTAA
- the corA gene encoding magnesium/cobalt transporter CorA produces the protein MIDAFVFGDDGISRYDELAAARDAEGTTWVHAPEVTDAELDAIAETFAIHPLTVEDLRNGVRAKTETFPEYTFVLLKTITLAGGATTFAEELSTTPIGLFVGHDWVVSVSPGAASAVDRVRHAVERDDERLLQHGADFTAYRVIEVVVDDYFEVLDRVEDLIEAIEDEVIDSPDRETLERINAVRRDLLSFRKQVWPAREAVGVLARGDPAQVQPQTEKYFRDVYDHLVQLADLTETYRDLVSGARDIYLNALSQSTNEVMKTLTVVATIFIPLTFVAGVYGMNFDPAASPYNMPELGWAYGYPAVLVVMALIGVAMLAYFRRQGYL, from the coding sequence GTGATCGACGCGTTCGTCTTCGGCGACGACGGGATCAGCCGCTACGACGAACTCGCGGCGGCACGCGACGCCGAGGGCACGACCTGGGTCCACGCACCCGAGGTCACCGACGCGGAGCTGGACGCCATCGCCGAGACGTTCGCCATCCACCCGCTCACCGTCGAGGATCTCCGGAACGGCGTTCGCGCCAAGACGGAGACGTTCCCGGAGTACACCTTCGTCTTGCTGAAGACGATCACGCTGGCCGGCGGTGCGACGACGTTCGCCGAAGAGCTCTCGACGACGCCGATCGGACTGTTCGTCGGCCACGACTGGGTGGTCTCGGTCTCGCCGGGCGCTGCGTCGGCCGTCGACCGGGTCCGACACGCGGTCGAACGCGATGACGAGCGACTGCTCCAGCACGGAGCCGACTTCACCGCATACCGCGTCATCGAAGTCGTCGTCGACGACTACTTCGAGGTGCTGGACCGCGTCGAGGACCTCATCGAGGCGATCGAAGACGAAGTGATCGACTCGCCCGATAGAGAGACGCTCGAACGGATCAACGCGGTTCGGCGCGACCTGCTCTCTTTCCGGAAACAGGTCTGGCCGGCCCGAGAGGCCGTCGGCGTCCTCGCGCGGGGCGATCCCGCACAGGTCCAGCCACAGACCGAGAAGTACTTTCGAGACGTGTACGACCACCTCGTCCAGCTCGCCGACCTCACCGAGACGTACCGGGACCTCGTTTCTGGCGCACGGGACATCTACCTCAACGCGCTCTCGCAGTCGACCAACGAGGTGATGAAGACGCTGACCGTCGTCGCGACGATTTTCATCCCGCTGACGTTCGTCGCTGGCGTCTACGGGATGAACTTCGATCCGGCCGCAAGTCCCTACAACATGCCCGAGCTGGGGTGGGCCTACGGCTACCCCGCGGTCCTCGTCGTGATGGCGCTGATCGGCGTCGCGATGCTGGCGTACTTTCGCCGACAGGGCTACTTATAG